A stretch of DNA from Hoeflea ulvae:
GAGCCCGGCACTGCGGCAGCGCATCAATGACGAGAATGAGTTCATCCATCCCGAACATCCCGACATCCGCGGACTGAGCCACATTCTCTGGACTGGTGCGCCAACCCGGCCTGAAGCCCATGCCCGCAACGCCGTGTTCTATGGCGACAAGGCCATTGACCGCTCGCCCTGCGGCACCGGCACATCGGCGCGGATGGCGCAATGGGCGGCGAAGGGCAAGCTCGGACCCGGTGACGATTTCGTCCATGAAAGCATCATCGGCTCCCTCTTCCACGGCCGGGTCGAGGCCGCCGTCCAGGTTGCCGGCAAGCCCGCCATCATCCCCTCAGTTGCCGGATGGGCGGTGGAGACCGGTCTCAACACCATCACCATTGACGACGAGGAAGACCCCTTCGCCCATGGTTTCGTGGTGCGCTGAGCAGGTGAGGATCAGGAGGATTTGGCATCCGCGATTGTCGCAGGCGTCCAGTCCTCGCCGTCACAGTTCCGGCACGACAATTCGCTGCCGCTGCGCAGCAAGGCGCAATCCATGCAGCACAGGCTGCCGGAATTCCCGTTCAGCGACGCCGGATCGACACGCGGCAGCGGACATATCTCGTGCGGCGGCACGATCGGCATCCCGGCAATCGGCAGGCTGGCGCGGAACACGCTGAGGCTGCCGCTGGCTTCGAGAAATGCGTTTTCGACCTCACCGAGATTGCGGATGCCCTCGAGCCTGAGCATCGCCAGCACCTCGGCCTTGCCCATGCCCCGGTCCGACGACTGATCGGTGTTGAGCCGCCCGTCCTGCACGATCCAGTCAGGCTTGCCGTCTATCGCCTTCTGCGCACTGTCGGAACGCAGGATCAGGAAATCGAGCCCCTTGTTGATCAGCACGATGATGGTGATGACCAGCATCGCGTGCAGCAACGGCACATCCGGGTAAAACAGCGAGTCGCCCACAGCCGACCCGAGCGCGATCACCAGCAGGAACTCGACCAGCGACAATTGCGAAATGCTTCGCCCGCCGATCCAGCGGATCAGGCTGAACGTGTAGATATAGATGACGACGGTGCGGAACAGGATTTCGAACAGAAAGGAGGGTGGAGCCTCGCCGAGCAGCATGCGCGCCCATTCGAAGGGAATGACGGTCTGATCCATGGCGACGGCTCCGGCTGAATATCTGCCGGATAACGTGCTGCCGCGGTCGTGGTTCCCTGGCCGCCCGCCGGAATTCAGTCTCTTATTTGCCGCAGTGCGCGGCGATCAGATCCCGGTACCAGTAACCCGACTGCTTGATGGTGCGCAGTTGCGTCTCATAGTTGACATGAACCAGGCCAAAGCGCATTGAATAGCCCTCTGCCCATTCGAAATTGTCCACCAGGCTCCAGGCGAAATAGCCTTGCAGCGGATAATTGTCGGCAACCAGGTCGGCAACGACCGAAAGATGGGTCGAAATATAGTCGAGCCGCATCGTGTCGCTGACCGCGCCGTTTTCCACCCCGGTGTTATCGGCAGCGCCGTTCTCGGTGATGTAGAACTCCGGCAGCGTGTAGCGGCCATAGAGTTGG
This window harbors:
- a CDS encoding DUF421 domain-containing protein, with translation MDQTVIPFEWARMLLGEAPPSFLFEILFRTVVIYIYTFSLIRWIGGRSISQLSLVEFLLVIALGSAVGDSLFYPDVPLLHAMLVITIIVLINKGLDFLILRSDSAQKAIDGKPDWIVQDGRLNTDQSSDRGMGKAEVLAMLRLEGIRNLGEVENAFLEASGSLSVFRASLPIAGMPIVPPHEICPLPRVDPASLNGNSGSLCCMDCALLRSGSELSCRNCDGEDWTPATIADAKSS